The Croceicoccus marinus genome contains a region encoding:
- a CDS encoding homoserine dehydrogenase, giving the protein MSDQSRSQPAPLRIALAGLGTVGAGVIRLIETNRDLLARRAGRGIEIVAVSARDRSKDRGVDISRYDWEDDMGAMATRPDVDVVVELVGGSDGPALTLARGAIANGKSFVTANKAMIAHHGLSLAREAEAAGHALKFEAAVAGGIPIVKGLREGAAANAIERVYGILNGTSNYILSTMEDTGADFADVLGEAQAKGYAEADPTFDIDGIDAAHKLSILASIAFGTELDFTSVGADGIRRILAADIAQANSLGYVIRLLGMANVETGSDGTTRLFQRVHPYLVPKNHPLAHVDGPTNAVVAEGNFSGMLLFQGAGAGDGPTASAVVADIIDIARYWDSEGEIDPPFSIPVAELDKTLPAETGHRTGKAYLRFLVKDRPGVLAEITAAMRDAGVSIESLIQMGTEYSGGDDGSVLVSMVTHEGEEAAVDKALDLLAGLESMTATPLVMHILKQ; this is encoded by the coding sequence AGCCCGCCCCCCTTCGCATCGCCCTTGCCGGTCTGGGCACCGTGGGCGCGGGCGTCATTCGGCTGATCGAGACCAATCGCGACCTGCTGGCGCGGCGCGCCGGGCGCGGGATCGAGATCGTGGCGGTGTCCGCGCGCGACCGGTCGAAGGATCGCGGCGTCGACATCTCGCGCTATGACTGGGAAGACGACATGGGCGCGATGGCGACGCGGCCCGATGTCGACGTGGTGGTCGAGCTGGTCGGCGGATCCGACGGCCCGGCGCTGACCCTGGCCCGCGGCGCCATCGCCAATGGCAAGAGCTTCGTCACCGCAAACAAGGCGATGATCGCGCATCACGGCCTGAGCCTGGCGCGCGAGGCGGAAGCCGCCGGCCACGCCCTGAAGTTCGAGGCGGCGGTCGCGGGCGGCATTCCCATCGTCAAGGGCCTGCGCGAAGGCGCGGCGGCCAATGCGATCGAGCGGGTCTATGGCATCCTCAACGGCACATCGAACTATATACTGTCGACCATGGAGGACACCGGCGCCGATTTCGCCGATGTGCTGGGCGAGGCGCAGGCGAAGGGCTATGCCGAGGCCGACCCTACCTTCGACATCGACGGCATCGATGCCGCGCACAAGCTGTCGATCCTGGCCAGCATCGCGTTCGGCACCGAGCTGGACTTCACCAGCGTGGGCGCGGACGGGATCCGCCGCATCCTGGCCGCCGATATCGCGCAGGCCAACTCGCTGGGCTATGTGATCCGCCTGCTGGGCATGGCGAATGTCGAAACGGGATCGGATGGCACGACCCGGCTGTTCCAGCGCGTCCATCCCTATCTGGTGCCCAAGAACCATCCGCTCGCCCATGTCGACGGGCCAACCAATGCCGTAGTGGCCGAGGGCAATTTCTCGGGCATGCTGCTGTTCCAGGGCGCGGGTGCGGGCGACGGGCCGACCGCCAGCGCAGTGGTCGCCGACATCATCGACATCGCGCGTTACTGGGACAGCGAGGGGGAGATCGATCCGCCTTTCTCGATCCCCGTCGCGGAGCTGGACAAGACCCTGCCCGCCGAGACCGGTCACCGCACGGGCAAGGCCTATCTGCGCTTCCTGGTCAAGGACCGCCCCGGCGTGCTGGCCGAGATCACCGCCGCGATGCGCGATGCGGGCGTCTCGATCGAGAGCCTGATCCAGATGGGCACCGAATATTCCGGCGGAGACGACGGATCGGTGCTGGTCTCGATGGTCACGCACGAAGGCGAGGAAGCCGCCGTCGATAAGGCGCTCGACTTGCTGGCGGGACTGGAAAGCATGACCGCCACGCCGCTGGTCATGCATATCCTGAAACAATGA
- the glpX gene encoding class II fructose-bisphosphatase yields MVRVTEAAAIAASYLVGRGDEKAADAAAVEAMRKAFDELYMDGTVVIGEGERDEAPMLYIGEKVGGAPGKGPKIDIALDPLEGTTITAKAGPNALAVLAAAEEGCLLNAPDVYMEKIAVGPGYPEGVIDLTRTPTENVKAVAAAKGVEPAEIIVCVLDRPRHEAMIAELRELGCGVVLIGDGDVAGVIATTNPETTIDIYMGSGGAPEGVLACAALRCVGGQFQGKLLFRNDDERARAAKWGIEDLDKIYSLRDLAKGDCIFAATGVTDGSLLAGVKHLKGGRMTTDSVVMRASSRTVRWIKGEHQREPV; encoded by the coding sequence ATGGTCCGCGTGACCGAAGCGGCCGCGATTGCAGCCTCATACCTCGTGGGCCGCGGCGACGAGAAGGCCGCCGACGCCGCCGCCGTCGAGGCGATGCGCAAGGCGTTCGACGAACTCTACATGGACGGCACCGTCGTGATCGGAGAGGGCGAGCGTGACGAGGCGCCCATGCTCTATATCGGCGAGAAGGTCGGCGGCGCGCCGGGCAAGGGGCCGAAGATCGACATCGCTCTCGACCCGCTGGAAGGCACCACCATCACCGCCAAGGCCGGGCCCAACGCGCTGGCCGTGCTGGCCGCGGCCGAGGAAGGCTGCCTGCTGAACGCGCCCGATGTCTACATGGAAAAGATCGCAGTCGGCCCCGGCTATCCCGAAGGCGTGATCGACCTGACCAGGACCCCGACCGAAAACGTGAAGGCGGTTGCCGCCGCCAAGGGCGTCGAACCGGCCGAGATCATCGTCTGCGTGCTCGACCGTCCGCGCCACGAGGCGATGATCGCCGAGTTGCGCGAACTGGGCTGCGGCGTGGTGCTGATCGGCGACGGCGACGTGGCCGGCGTGATCGCGACCACCAACCCCGAGACCACGATCGACATCTACATGGGTTCGGGCGGCGCGCCCGAGGGTGTGCTGGCCTGCGCCGCGCTGCGCTGCGTGGGCGGCCAGTTCCAGGGCAAGCTGCTGTTCCGCAACGATGACGAACGCGCCCGCGCAGCCAAGTGGGGCATCGAGGATCTCGACAAGATCTACAGCCTGCGCGACCTGGCCAAGGGCGATTGCATCTTCGCCGCGACCGGCGTGACCGACGGATCGCTGCTGGCGGGCGTGAAGCACCTGAAGGGCGGGCGGATGACCACCGATTCGGTGGTGATGCGCGCCTCGTCCCGCACGGTGCGCTGGATCAAGGGCGAGCATCAGCGCGAGCCGGTCTGA